A genomic stretch from Bradyrhizobium quebecense includes:
- a CDS encoding beta-(1-6) glucans synthase, whose amino-acid sequence MEPISLRTPLALLLISLAVIASVWWWLATPITLARAPIDPAAKLQCVSYTPFRGAQTPLDPTTQIPVEQIEQDLADLAKVTDCVRTYSIENGLDQVPGVAAKVGLKVMQGIWLSSNRFKNLQQIAIAVRLAKEYPGVVTSLIVGNEVLLRGEMTAADLAGNIRAVKAAAGNLPVTYADVWEYWVKNREIYDAVDFVTIHILPYWEDIPVKAKYAAAHVDDIRKRMAVTFPGKEILIGETGWPSAGRMREGALPSRTNQARVVSEILDLAKREGFRVNLIEAYDQPWKRKLEGTVGGNWGLFDAAKRQVKYPPGVAISNYPTWKLQMAGGMALSIATFLAAWLTLRRRPWTPRPSAWIAVAISATTAGTLLGIAGDKMYYESYGIGGWLHWGVLLAAAIASPLLTAHALIAGRSLPTFLELVGPRDYRGKGAIGALLAIVLVITTVIAAETALGFAFDPRYRDFPYASLTMAVVPFALLTMFNRPKEGIRPLAESVFAGLLAIAALFTIYNEGTINWQSDWTCVMYLLLAATLWRARAAQNPG is encoded by the coding sequence ATGGAACCGATTTCGCTTCGTACGCCGCTGGCGCTTCTCCTGATCTCGCTCGCCGTGATTGCATCTGTGTGGTGGTGGCTCGCCACGCCGATTACGCTCGCGCGCGCGCCGATCGATCCTGCCGCAAAGCTGCAATGCGTGTCGTACACGCCGTTCCGCGGCGCCCAGACGCCGCTCGATCCCACCACGCAGATTCCGGTCGAACAGATCGAGCAGGACCTCGCCGATCTCGCCAAGGTTACCGATTGCGTGCGGACCTATTCGATCGAGAACGGCCTCGACCAGGTGCCCGGCGTGGCGGCCAAGGTCGGGCTGAAGGTGATGCAGGGCATCTGGCTCAGCAGCAACCGCTTCAAGAATTTGCAGCAGATCGCGATCGCGGTCCGGCTCGCCAAGGAATATCCCGGCGTCGTCACCTCGCTGATCGTCGGCAACGAGGTGCTGCTGCGCGGCGAGATGACCGCCGCCGATCTTGCCGGCAACATCCGCGCGGTGAAGGCGGCGGCGGGCAATCTACCCGTCACCTATGCCGACGTCTGGGAATACTGGGTGAAGAACCGCGAGATCTATGACGCGGTCGATTTCGTCACCATTCACATCCTGCCATATTGGGAGGACATCCCGGTCAAGGCGAAGTACGCCGCGGCGCATGTCGACGATATCCGCAAGCGGATGGCGGTGACGTTCCCGGGCAAGGAAATCCTGATCGGCGAGACCGGCTGGCCGAGCGCGGGACGGATGCGGGAGGGCGCACTGCCGTCGCGCACCAACCAGGCGCGGGTGGTGTCCGAGATCCTCGACCTCGCCAAGCGCGAGGGCTTTCGGGTCAACCTGATCGAGGCCTATGACCAGCCCTGGAAGCGCAAGCTCGAGGGCACAGTCGGCGGCAATTGGGGCCTGTTCGATGCCGCCAAGCGGCAGGTGAAGTACCCGCCCGGCGTTGCGATCAGCAATTACCCCACCTGGAAGCTGCAGATGGCGGGTGGCATGGCGCTGTCCATCGCCACCTTCCTCGCGGCCTGGCTGACGCTGCGCCGCCGGCCCTGGACGCCGCGGCCATCGGCCTGGATCGCGGTCGCGATTTCGGCGACGACGGCGGGGACGCTGCTCGGGATCGCCGGCGACAAGATGTATTACGAGAGCTACGGCATCGGCGGCTGGCTGCATTGGGGCGTGCTGCTCGCGGCCGCCATTGCCTCGCCCCTGCTGACCGCGCATGCGCTGATCGCCGGGCGCTCGCTGCCGACCTTCCTGGAACTGGTCGGGCCGCGCGACTATCGCGGCAAGGGTGCGATCGGCGCATTGCTCGCGATCGTGCTGGTCATCACCACGGTGATCGCGGCCGAAACCGCGCTCGGCTTCGCCTTCGATCCGCGCTACCGCGATTTCCCCTACGCCTCGCTCACCATGGCGGTGGTGCCGTTCGCGCTGCTCACCATGTTCAATCGTCCGAAGGAGGGCATCCGGCCGCTCGCGGAATCCGTGTTCGCCGGCCTTCTGGCGATCGCCGCCCTCTTCACGATCTACAACGAGGGCACGATCAACTGGCAGTCGGACTGGACCTGCGTGATGTACCTCTTGCTCGCCGCTACGCTGTGGCGGGCGCGGGCCGCGCAAAACCCAGGATAA